A segment of the Triticum urartu cultivar G1812 unplaced genomic scaffold, Tu2.1 TuUngrouped_contig_6413, whole genome shotgun sequence genome:
atgatactacttgTATGTTACcttgcactatgaaggtagtaacaaacactaatgtcatatgcatgacactactctaagttactccccaATATGACTAGCCTTAGATTTTGGTCAAGTCAAACATTGTagagtttgaccaaatttatattaaaaaatatcaaTATTTACAATGCCAAATATGTAtactatgaaactacatttcatAATGAAGCTAACAATATTGACTTGGCATGGTGAATGTTGATAATTTTCTCTACGTATTTGGTCACAGTAGAGATACTTCATCTCCGGTCAAAACTCATATGCAGACTAAAAAAGATCATAGGGAGTACTAGGATCATATATCAACGAAATCAAATGGCATGTAAAATTCCCAGGACTAAGAATTTCCTAAGAAACTAGTAGTAAAACATGCTGGAAATCAAGTGGGTCTCTATTGCTTGTTCACGTCCACATGGTGATCTGATTTGGACGCCATCCTCATCTGAATCATCGCTGACCGAAAAGCAAATATACCCAAGCTTGTGGCGGCTTTCCCGGACGCCGGTGGCGTAGCCCTTGAAGTAGAAGAATCTGGCGACGGTGTAGAGGAGCCCCAGCACGGCGGCGATGACCGGGTGCTGCAGGCCACCGAGCAGTAGCGTGGCGAAGAAGAGCGGCATCATCTCAATCGAGTTCTGGTGCCCCCTCTGCAGCGCCACAACACAAGTTCACGGGAATTTAGCTAACTCTTGTTCGAAATCAGCGGACGGAGAGGGCGATGGGGACAGACCTGGACGCAGTTGAAGGGCTTGGCATCCTTGTTCTCCGACTCGATGGCGTACATGGTGGGGTAGAACACCTTGTACCTGGAACAACAAGCAGCGGCACAGGATCGTCGATCAAGCTCCAAAATCAAATTCTCCAGAGCAAAAATGGGCAAATCAATGAAGAAACACGCACTTCTTGCGAGCGGCGCCGACCTGGAAGCTCATCCAGAAGTTGAGGAAGGCGTAGGCCACCACGGTGAGCACCACGTAGCCGTACTCCTTGGGCAGCTCCACCGACACCGCCATCGTCGTCTACCTTGGTCTCTCCGCTTGGTTTACCTTGGAAACTGATTGGATGGGAGAGGGAACGGAGCGGAGGTCTATCTTATAGGAGACCGGAGGTGTCTAGACAAAGTCCCAGATTGTAAGTTCCTGCCCTCCGGCTCAAGAAAGCTTTGACCGGCTCAATAATGGGCATGCCTTGTTGAAAAGTAGGGACAGAGGCACAGAGCGAGATCACCATTGTTCATTCTATTGGAAATTTATCATCCACCCCAACCCCTTCAAAGAAACATTTGCTTTTCTTGTGATGCGATTAAGCAAACTCAAATTCAATTATGCGTTTCCCCCGTTACCACGTTTTTACAGTCTTGCGTAGCAAACTTCAAAAAGGCGCACGACCCTCTTATTTCCTTCCCCGACTCTAGGCGGCAAGGGCAAACTCTTTCAACCAGACTAAACCGGAAGCCTGTGGATTTACCTTccttctgttggaaatatgagcaatttaccgaatgattttattaacagaaatactagataaagcatgactaatatagtagagataaaataagtcatgcgttctgacagagagaagaaaaatagcttctgcatatatgaaccgtagcctatcatatctaaagcagacagtatagcaagta
Coding sequences within it:
- the LOC125530576 gene encoding microsomal glutathione S-transferase 3-like isoform X1; the encoded protein is MAVSVELPKEYGYVVLTVVAYAFLNFWMSFQVGAARKKYKVFYPTMYAIESENKDAKPFNCVQRGHQNSIEMMPLFFATLLLGGLQHPVIAAVLGLLYTVARFFYFKGYATGVRESRHKLGYICFSVSDDSDEDGVQIRSPCGREQAIETHLISSMFYY
- the LOC125530576 gene encoding microsomal glutathione S-transferase 3-like isoform X2, with product MAVSVELPKEYGYVVLTVVAYAFLNFWMSFQVGAARKKYKVFYPTMYAIESENKDAKPFNCVQRGHQNSIEMMPLFFATLLLGGLQHPVIAAVLGLLYTVARFFYFKGYATGVRESRHKLGSLNYPAIFGLIICTASFGINLVIREAI